Genomic DNA from Methanosarcina sp. MTP4:
TCTCCGCAAGCGCCGAGTTAGGAGATATGAAGGTTCCGTAAACGAAAAGACAAACGAAACCTATCACCAGGCTCGTTAAAGGCCCTGCAAACGCCATCTTGGCTTCCTGTGAAGGTACCCTTGGCATCTCTTCCATCGACGAAACACCCCCGAAAAGGAAGAGTGTAATGCTGTCAATATTGACCCCGTACCGCATCGCCAGGTAGGAGTGTGCAAGTTCATGCAGAAGAATGGACACAAAGAGCAGGATAGCTGTCAGTGTCGAGAGCGCATATCTGGTCAGCGGAGGCTCAACCCCCGAAAACCCGAAAGGCTGCGGATTGATCGCAAAGACGTACGCAAAAACGGGCAATATCAGGAGAAAAGTAACGTGTAGCTTGATTGGTATGCCCATTACACTTCCGATTTTCAATGAAGATTGCATAAATAAAATCCCCCTCTCATTAAGATAATTTTAATCAGGAGATCCCTGATCCGAAGACCCCGGATCCGAAGAATACATAATATACTCAAATCCCATGTACTACTCAAATCCCCATGTTATTACTTTGATAATAATCCTATAGATATTTACTGTACATAATAACCCTATAGATATTTATTGTACATAATAATCCTATAGATATTTACTGTACATAATAACCCTATAGATATTTACTGTACATAAACTGAAGTCCAAAAGAGTGACCTGAAAAAAAGATCGTATAAGATCAGATCCGACCATTCACATAGTTAGAATAAAAACCTGACCGAATAGCCTGCGCTCAGATGTAAGCCGCTTGAAACCCAATCCACTTAAAATCTACCGATATTCCAAAATCACTGGTTGCTTCAGAACCATCGATTAACTCAGAAGCCAGCTAACTAAAAAACCAGTTAAGTCAGAGAAAGGCTAATCCAAAGTTTAAGGTATTTTAAGGCTCTTTCAAAGTCCGAAGCCGTTTCAAAGTTCTGCTACTACTTTCTCCAGAGCCTTCAGGAATTCTTCGATATCCTGGGTTGTAGTGTGGGGCATGAGGACGAGGCGGAGGGCTCTGGGGCTGCGGACAATTGAGACGTTCCAGCCGAATTTTTCATGGAGCTGTTCCCGGACAAGGTCAGGTTCGGGCACACCGAGGGCGACGACGTTCATAACAGGGGTGAGCAGGGGATAGAAGCCTAGTTTTCTGGCACCTTTTACAAGTTTTTCAGTAAGCTCCATGCAGTATTCCACGTTTTTCCTGTATCCTTCCCTTCCAAGGTGCTTCATCACAGCGTAGGTTGCAGCAACTGAGGCCCCACTTCGGGTGCCTGTGAGGGTGAACTGGGATTTTGTGGTGAGATAAGGAGTTTTGACCTGAAGGGAATCGAGGAAGCTGTGCGACCTGAAGAGCAAAGCTCCCGAGGGAATTGTGGAAAGGCCCATCTTGTGCGGGTCAATGGCGACGGAAGTAACACCTGGCACTTCAAAGTCGAAAGGATATGACTTTTCAAGGAAGGGAATTACAAAACCCCCAAAAGCAGCATCAATATGCAGGAAAAGGTCCTTTTCAAGCACAAGTTCAGAGAGACCTTCTATAGGATCTACCTGCCCGAATTCCGTGTTTCCGGCTATTCCCACAAGCCCTATGGTATTTTTATCGGTTAGTTTTTCCACGGAAGCCAGATCAACCCTGAAATCAGGGTCCAGACCAGCCCTTCGGATCTCTATTCCAAGCATATTTGCGATCTTATCAAAAGAAAAATGAGCCGAATCCGGGATTACGATGTTGGGATTTGTGATCTGAGGTTTTCTGTGAGCACTCAGGTTCTTCATTGCCCTGATTGCCTGGATATTGGATTCTGTCCCCCCGGTTGTAAGATAACCACAGAACTCCCCGTCGGAAAACTTACCGGAATTTCTAAGGGAAGGAGCATGGAGCAACTCTCCCAGCATGCTGATGACTTCCTTTTCAAAACCATAAGTTCCCGGAAAGAGCCCGAGATCCCCCAGGTTGGCCTCAATAAAAAGCATGTGAGCCTCCGCTGCAATTGCATGGGGATGAGTGCACATTGAACTTAAAACACGATAATAATCTGTATCCTCTGATTTCGCCTTTTTCAGGAGGGATAAAACCTCTTTTTCAGAAAGACCCTGCTCATTCATATGGATAAACTAAAAACAATTCTATTTAAAATACTTATGGAATGTGTTTATGAAAATTCTTACAGGAAGATGGAATGCTCAAGACACTCCAATGTGAATTTTTTAAAATTTGTATGAAGTTAGTTGTTTTGATTACCTGGAAAAAAAGAGTTAAAAAATAACTTTAGAACGAGATTGAGCAAATAGAATTTTAGTAAGAAGTTTGCAGAGAGGGACCCCATGATTTCCACTGGAAAACGTTTCTAATGGAGAACAGAAATTAATAAAATAAAACTTAGCAATGTTTTTTTTCATTTTTTCATTTTTCCATTTTATTTTAAATCCCTCCACAAAATTAACTTTTTTTAACAAAATATATATACAATTAATGTTATAACACAACAACATTGTTTTGTTACCATAACTAAATAAAACTTTGTTTTATTTCGTTACCCAAAATTTCAAAACCCCTCCAGTCGAAATCATGGGGTCCCGGTCCTATTTAAAGGTTGCACTGGAAATAAAGGGGTCTACATAACAGAGCTTTTATCTTTACAAATTTATCTTTTTACATTTAGAAAGAGAAAAAGATCAAAATTGAAAGAGATTAGCAAACTAAAATCTTTGAATTTTTTTCAATTTTTGTCTTTTCTAATTTTTGTCTTTTCTAATTTTTGTCTTTTCTAATTTTTGTCTTTTCTAATTTTTGTCTTTTCTAATTTTTGTCTTTTCTAATTTTTGTCTTTTCAATTTTTGTCTTTTCCAATCTTTCTTCACTTTTGTTAAGCGCTTTCTTCAATCTAGGTGAAATTGACAGTTCAGGCCGAATTTTTAGAAATAGAATAGACAATAGAATAGACAATAGAATAGACAATAGAATAGACAATAGAATAGACAATAGAATAGACAAATTCTTAGGAAATCCAAAGCGAAATATTTCCAGATTCTCGCTTATTAACTTATTAATTTCCATAAAAATAAATAAATAAATAAATAAATAAATAAATAAATAAAAAATTTCAAATTTAAGTTATGAACCGAAAGGTCTTAACTAACCCCAACTCACAGAGTTGCATTTTTTGAGGAACCTTAAATAGATTTGCTGCAATCATTGCTTTTTTGACTAATAAAATGTGGGAAAAACCAGGAGAAAAATCAGGAGAAAAGAATGAAAACTGAGAGAACTCAGGTGGAAAAAAGTTATAAAAATGATCTACCAGTTCATTCTCCCCGGTTCCATCTTATTTCAGGAAGATTATACTGATAGATCAAATTTGCCGTTTTTCTTATTTTTGTCTTCTTTTTATTTTCGTTTTTCAGAGAATTGAATATTTACGCTTCAGGGATTCGACATCTTTTTTGTGATTTTTGCCCCGGTGGCTCACATCTGCTTTACGCGGTCGAACTCTTTCTGGATTTCTGCTGAGGGGCCTTCCTTGTCCAGGATGGTTATGACGTAGATCACGATGCATGAGAGGACAAAACCGGGCACGATTTCATAGAGGTCGAAGATCCCACCTGAAAGCTGCTTCCAGAGGATAACCATGAGGCCACCGGAAACCATTCCTCCCAGAGCTGCGTTCCTGGTGGTCCGCTTCCAGAAGAGGGAGAAGATAATTATCGGTCCGAAAGCTGCTCCGAAACCTGCCCAGGCATAGGAAACAAGGCCCATGACCGAGTTGTTAGGGTCCCTGGCAATCATGTAGGCGATCGTGGAAATTGCGATAACGGCGAGTCTGCCGAGCCAGACCAGCTCTTTTTCGCTGGCGTCCTTTTTCATGACGATCCTGTAGATATCTTCCGTAAAGGCGGAGGCGGCCACAAGGAGCTGGGAGTCAGCGGTACTCATGATAGCCGCAAGGATGGCTGCAAGGAGGATTCCTGCGATTACCGGAGTGAACATGGTGTTGACCAGGACCATGAAAATCGTTTCACTGCCCCCGGCTCCCAGGAATTCGGGGTGGAGGTAGGCCCTTCCTACAAGTCCCACGACGACGGCGAATATCAGGGAAATTACGACCCAGACCATGGCAATGAGCCTTGCCTGCTTGATCTTATCGGGAGATTCGATGGCCATGAAACGGACCAGGATGTGGGGCATTCCGAAATATCCGAGTCCCCATGCCAGGTTTGAGACCAGGGGGATTGCGCCTCCGGCAAGGGCAGTCCAGGGGTTGAGTAGCTGGGGGTCAATGCTCTGGATCAGGTCCAAGGTTGAGCCATATCCACCCATTCCTTTCATGGCCATAGAAGGCACCAGGACGATGGCGCAGATCATGAGTGCACCCTGGAAGAAGTCGGTCCAGCAGACAGCCATGAACCCTCCCAGGAAAGTATAACTGATTATCACCAGGGCACCGATTAGAAGGGCTTGCTGGTAGGGGATGTCGAAAACGGTGTTAAAGAGCTTTCCTCCGGCCACCAGTCCCGAGGAAGTATAAAGCAGGAAGAAGACCAGAATCAGGATGGCTGAAATAATCCTGAGGGCATGGGTATTATCCCTGAACCTGTTTTCGAAGTACACGGGGATAGTGATCGCGTCGCCTGCAACCTGGGTGTACTGACGCAGTTTCTTAGCCACAAACTTCCAGTTTAGGTAAGTCCCGACGGCAAGACCTATCCCGATCCAGATGGCTTCCATCCCGGCCAGATAGGCATATCCGGGAAGCCCGAGTAGCAACCAGCCGCTCATGTCCGAGGCCTGGGAACTTAAAGCTGTAACCCAGCTGTTCAGTTTTCTGCCTCCCAGGATATAATCAGCGAGATTCTCAGTTTTTCGATAATAGAGAACCCCGATAGAGATCATGAAGAGTAGATATAAAGCAAAAATAAGTATGATACTAAAACTATCCGATACCATTGTTTAACTCCATTTTTTTAAAGGGTTTAAAGGGTTTAAAGAGTTTAAAGGGTTTTGAAGATTTTTAACGAATCTTTAAAGGTTTTAATTTCCAAATCCTTTTCTATAATTGTTTCATTTGTAACTTTTTCTATAATTGTTTCATTTGTAACTTTTTTTATAACCTGTTCCATTTGTAACTTTTTTCTATCGGTTGTTCTATTTGTGATTCTTTTATACAAATTCGTTCTAGACAGCTATGTTTCAGATTTTTGAATTGCGATTCCTAATTTGAAGCAAATATACCTTCAAGATACATTCAGTAGTATTTATGCAATAATTATTAACACAGCAAATCTATGTAGCAAATTTATACAGCAAATTTATACAGCAAATCTATGTAGCAAATTTATACAGCAAATTTATACAGCAAATTTATACAGCAAATCTATGCAGCAAATCTATGCAGCAAATCTATGCAGCAAATCTATGCAGCAAATCTATGTAGCAAATCTATGTAGCAAATTTATACAGCAAATTTATGCAGCAAATCTATGCAGCAAATCTATGCAGCAAATTTATGCAGCAAATTTATACAGCAAATCTATGCAGCAAATCTATGCAGCAAATCTGAATTTGAAGCCCTGCTTTGTTATTAAAAATCCATATTTCAGGGATTTTTTATGTTTTTTA
This window encodes:
- the putP gene encoding sodium/proline symporter PutP produces the protein MVSDSFSIILIFALYLLFMISIGVLYYRKTENLADYILGGRKLNSWVTALSSQASDMSGWLLLGLPGYAYLAGMEAIWIGIGLAVGTYLNWKFVAKKLRQYTQVAGDAITIPVYFENRFRDNTHALRIISAILILVFFLLYTSSGLVAGGKLFNTVFDIPYQQALLIGALVIISYTFLGGFMAVCWTDFFQGALMICAIVLVPSMAMKGMGGYGSTLDLIQSIDPQLLNPWTALAGGAIPLVSNLAWGLGYFGMPHILVRFMAIESPDKIKQARLIAMVWVVISLIFAVVVGLVGRAYLHPEFLGAGGSETIFMVLVNTMFTPVIAGILLAAILAAIMSTADSQLLVAASAFTEDIYRIVMKKDASEKELVWLGRLAVIAISTIAYMIARDPNNSVMGLVSYAWAGFGAAFGPIIIFSLFWKRTTRNAALGGMVSGGLMVILWKQLSGGIFDLYEIVPGFVLSCIVIYVITILDKEGPSAEIQKEFDRVKQM
- the mfnA gene encoding tyrosine decarboxylase MfnA; this translates as MNEQGLSEKEVLSLLKKAKSEDTDYYRVLSSMCTHPHAIAAEAHMLFIEANLGDLGLFPGTYGFEKEVISMLGELLHAPSLRNSGKFSDGEFCGYLTTGGTESNIQAIRAMKNLSAHRKPQITNPNIVIPDSAHFSFDKIANMLGIEIRRAGLDPDFRVDLASVEKLTDKNTIGLVGIAGNTEFGQVDPIEGLSELVLEKDLFLHIDAAFGGFVIPFLEKSYPFDFEVPGVTSVAIDPHKMGLSTIPSGALLFRSHSFLDSLQVKTPYLTTKSQFTLTGTRSGASVAATYAVMKHLGREGYRKNVEYCMELTEKLVKGARKLGFYPLLTPVMNVVALGVPEPDLVREQLHEKFGWNVSIVRSPRALRLVLMPHTTTQDIEEFLKALEKVVAEL